In Scatophagus argus isolate fScaArg1 chromosome 14, fScaArg1.pri, whole genome shotgun sequence, the following proteins share a genomic window:
- the LOC124070847 gene encoding organic solute transporter subunit alpha-like, translating to MEEALNMTIDPACLQEPPLAIDVIKQLDVFEMCLYSMLTFMSCISLLLYLDLCIYIYKKLPYPKRTTTIWITGAAPVIATMSCLGMWIPRAVMITDMTSNCYFAVVVYKVLVLLIEEFGGSKVFLTRFTGKPFRISTGPCCCCCLCLPRVLMSRSLLFWLKVGALQYAILKTVLSVLAVVLWTNGNFDLSDLEITGAAIWMNPFIGVLTITSLWPVAIIFMNTNSFLRSLSIIPKYAMYQLILVLSQLQTSIINILALNGTIACAPPFSSQARGSMLSQQMMIMEMFIISLVNRFLYHRTYDTLPSEADDNNQNLIVDLPTTLVEQDV from the exons ATGGAGGAAGCCCTCAACATGACTATTGATCCAGCTTGTTTACAAGAACCCCCGCTGGCTATCGATGTGATCAAGC AGCTagatgtgtttgaaatgtgccTGTACTCCATGCTCACCTTCATGTCCTGCATCTCCCTGCTGCTGTACCTGGATCTGTGCATCTATATTTATAAAAAACTGCCCTACCCCAAGAGGACAACCACGATTTGGATAACTGGTGCAGCACCA GTCATTGCCACCATGTCTTGTTTGGGGATGTGGATCCCGAGGGCTGTCATGATCACAGACATGACATCTAACTG TTATTTTGCAGTCGTGGTGTATAAAGTTTTAGTTCTGTTAATCGAGGAGTTTGGGGGAAGCAAAGTTTTTCTGACACGGTTTACTGGTAAACCCTTTCGAATCAGCACGGGaccctgctgttgctgctgcctctgTTTACCCCGTGTGCTCATGTCAAG GTCTTTGCTATTCTGGCTGAAGGTGGGTGCTCTTCAGTATGCAATCCTGAAGACAGTGCTGTCTGTCCTCGCTGTAGTGTTGTGGACAAACGGCAACTTTGATCTCTCAGAC CTAGAGATCACTGGTGCCGCCATTTGGATGAACCCATTCATTGGCGTCCTCACTATCACTTCCCTTTGGCCTGTTGCCATCATATTCATGAACACTAACAGCTTCCTTCGCAGCCTCAGTATTATCCCCAAGTATGCCATGTACCAA CTAATACTTGTATTAAGTCAGCTGCAGACATCAATCATTAACATCTTGGCCTTGAATGGAACCATTGCCTGTGcccctcccttctcttctcAAGCTCGTGGCTCCA tgctAAGTCAGCAGATGATGATCATGGAGATGTTCATCATCAGCCTGGTCAATAGGTTTTTGTACCATCGTACATACGACACACTTCCCTCTGAGGCAGATGACAACAACCAGAATCTCATAGTTGATCTGCCGACTACCCTCGTGGAGCAAGATGTCTAA
- the si:ch211-244c8.4 gene encoding mucin-5AC, with product MDVQTENMDPPPCESQSSGKIRKGFKLFGKRKPGNIFSIRNKGDGNNKSPVNRSKTIDGLSDTAAPDSEQEPDREKGQEVTQGEMEQAEEEALGEDGVLAAAHGRTSISSASSAKSLTFLSLLRGGRRGTGDRRVHTVSQPVGRQRRGLKGLFGNVKFRSKDKEDKEETPPSPLLMSSRANSVEIIKEDLTLTPKSQPRSLDSPESREPVKSLATQDSAATSPSETLTPQVTAGNVSKTNEHVPPLPTSESPLVPGDNSLSSLLADISSLLTFDSISGGGDIMADVEAEWGKASSAISAVVTEVTPSSTSLFSKPSVSSPKTPTSVSTAATTKPSSVAVLTTASSKSSTLLTKTTSSSSPIAKPSTIITTFTKSSTLTSQSPASEPSTSVIKSAPTVTTGKPSTTLVTVINLSSSVTSSPLMTIKSSPSSTSTIATAPSNTTATVVKTPSDGPTLSSMTSKLASDTAAPPQMVPSVIKPGPVASPPPVSAKMPPVTHSPPAPVALTQPTPAKLDSVSNLNSQISTSHKHSLSSAAGESKVPVTTVHTAVTASGLVSVVFPKPLLTSVPVDSNRTTPSLVTVCPSSTQTASSATKPSPVSVPTSSSTSSDKIPPTTEPPSLPVSLDKMPPVPTATPAPGSHAVVSTASLTPPAPGQIPVSQSKTPPAPAQIPMFVSKDSPAPAQIQVSQSKAPPAPIQIPVSVSKDLSFPAQIPVSVSKDPPVPAHIQISVSKGAPAPAQIEVSQSKVPTSSAQIPVSVSKDPPAPAQIPVSISKNLSSPAQIQFSVSKDPPAAAQIQVSQPKAPSPPAQIPVSVSTDPFAPVCIPISVSKDPPATAQIPISQSKAPTSAPVTCPVTSLPSTPAPRLSEATASATMKGSGQASADGQLASPGCTEAQGAQTVPSKTDEYNESRTNLQGPSKERRTPHGKTSGLSKIPVVGGGRVGKIPVRESHHVDDEASRDPPTPVREEERPHFNSHDLGSKDKISDAGVIVPTPKHTQEESQQPPQPKVLTSLPRDSKIPVKHGTQSHTASQIPQAKEPPRTKIPVSKVPVRRVGNKPAAAAGSNQIRK from the coding sequence atggaTGTACAAACGGAGAACATGGACCCCCCGCCTTGTGAATCCCAGTCGAGTGGAAAAATCAGAAAAGGATTCAAGCTGTTTGGCAAACGCAAACCAGGTAACATCTTTTCTATTCGAAACAAAGGGGATGGAAACAACAAGTCACCTGTTAACAGGAGCAAAACCATAGATGGATTATCAGATACTGCTGCACCAGATTCAGAGCAGGAGCCAGACAGGGAAAAGGGACAGGAGGTGACTCAAGGAGAGATGgagcaggcagaggaggaagcgCTTGGTGAAGATGGCGTTCTGGCTGCCGCCCATGGTCGCACCTCCATTTCTTCAGCCAGCTCAGCCAAGTCCCTCACTTTCCTGTCATTACTGAGGGGTGGCCGTAGAGGAACAGGAGACCGCCGAGTCCACACCGTGTCCCAGCCAGTGGGTCGGCAACGTCGTGGGCTGAAGGGTCTCTTTGGCAATGTTAAGTTCAGATCAAAGGATAAAGAGGATAAGGAGGAAACCCCTCCAAGCCCACTTCTCATGTCGTCCCGTGCCAACAGTGTGGAAATCATCAAAGAGGACCTCACCCTCACCCCCAAATCCCAGCCTCGCTCCCTGGACAGCCCAGAGAGCCGTGAACCTGTCAAGAGCTTGGCAACACAGGACAGTGCAGCCACTTCTCCATCAGAGACTCTAACTCCCCAGGTGACAGCAGGCAATGTGAGTAAAACTAATGAGCATGTACCGCCTTTACCCACCTCTGAATCACCCTTGGTACCCGGTGATAACAGCCTGAGCTCCTTGCTGGCAGACATCTCCTCTCTCCTGACCTTTGACTCAATCTCAGGGGGTGGAGACATCATGGCTGATGTAGAGGCAGAGTGGGGAAAAGCCAGCAGTGCCATCAGTGCTGTTGTGACCGAGGTCACACCATCATCCACATCTTTGTTCTCCAAACCCTCTGTCTCGTCTCCGAAGACGCCTACGTCTGTCAGCACTGCTGCTACAACAAAACCCTCTTCTGTAGCTGTCCTCACAACAGCCTCATCCAAATCCTCTACTCTTCTCACAAAAACAACTTCATCCTCTTCTCCTATTGCCAAGCCAAGTACCATCATCACAACGTTCACCAAATCTTCCACTTTGACTTCTCAGTCTCCAGCCTCTGAGCCTTCTACCAGCGTTATTAAATCAGCTCCTACTGTCACCACAGGAAAACCTTCAACTACTCTTGTAACAGTGATAAATCTTTCATCTTCAGTAACGTCTTCCCCTTTGATGACGATCAAATCCTCACCGAGCTCCACCTCTACTATTGCCACAGCTCCTTCAAACACCACAGCTACTGTAGTCAAGACTCCCTCAGATGGTCCAACTCTTTCCTCTATGACTAGTAAACTGGCCTCAGACACTGCAGCACCTCCTCAAATGGTTCCTTCGGTAATTAAACCTGGCCCGGTAGCTTCACCACCCCCTGTATCAGCTAAAATGCCACCAGTAACACATAGCCCTCCCGCCCCCGTTGCTTTGACTCAACCTACACCTGCTAAATTGGATTCAGTTAGCAATTTGAACTCGCAAATTTCCACTTCCCACAAACATTCCCTAAGCTCAGCTGCAGGAGAATCTAAAGTTCCAGTGACAACAGTTCACACAGCAGTTACAGCCTCAGGCTTGGTATCTGTGGTCTTTCCCAAGCCTTTACTCACTTCTGTGCCAGTGGACTCAAATCGGACCACTCCCTCCCTTGTTACTGTTTGTCCTTCCTCTACCCAGACTGCATCCTCAGCAACCAAACCAAGCCCCGTATCTGTCCCAACTTCATCTTCAACTTCTTCAGATAAAATTCCTCCTACGACTGAACCTCCTTCTCTACCAGTCTCGTTAGATAAGATGCCTCCCGTTCCCACAGCAACTCCGGCTCCTGGCAGTCATGCTGTTGTTTCTACAGCATCCCTGACACCTCCTGCTCCAGGTCAGATCCCAGTCTCTCAGTCTAAAacccctcctgctcctgctcaaATCCCAATGTTTGTATCTAAAGATTCACCTGCTCCTGCTCAAATACAAGTTTCTCAATCTAAAGCCCCTCCTGCCCCTATTCAGATCCCAGTTTCTGTATCTAAAGACCTTTCTTTCCCTGCTCAGATCCCAGTTTCTGTATCTAAAGATCCTCCTGTCCCTGCTCATATACAGATTTCTGTCTCTAAAGGTGCCCCCGCTCCTGCTCAGATTGAAGTTTCTCAATCTAAAGTGCCCACCTCCTCTGCTCAGATTCCAGTTTCTGTATCTAAAGACCCTCCTGCCCCTGCTCAAATCCCAGTTTCGATATCTAAAAACCTTTCTTCCCCTGCTCAAATACAATTTTCTGTGTCTAAAGatccccctgctgctgctcaaatTCAAGTTTCTCAACCTAAAgccccttctcctcctgctcagaTCCCAGTTTCTGTATCTACTGACCCTTTTGCCCCTGTTTGTATCCCAATATCTGTATCTAAAGACCCTCCAGCTACTGCTCAGATCCCAATTTCTCAATCTAAAGCCCCTACCTCTGCCCCTGTCACTTGCCCTGTCACTTCTCTGCCCTCTACCCCTGCACCTCGGTTGAGTGAGGCTACAGCCTCTGCTACAATGAAAGGCAGTGGACAGGCATCGGCAGATGGGCAACTGGCTAGTCCAGGTTGCACAGAAGCCCAGGGGGCCCAGACAGTGCCATCTAAAACAGATGAGTACAATGAGTCACGAACAAACCTCCAGGGCCCCTCAAAAGAAAGGAGGACACCACATGGAAAGACATCAGGACTTAGCAAAATACCTGTAGTTGGAGGGGGCAGAGTAGGCAAAATACCAGTCCGGGAAAGTCACCATGTTGATGATGAGGCAAGCAGGGACCCACCTACTCCTGTGCGCGAAGAAGAGAGGCCCCATTTCAACTCACATGATCTAGGGAGCAAAGATAAAATCAGTGATGCTGGGGTTATTGTGCCCACCCCAAAACACACCCAGGAGGAGAGTCAGCAGCCTCCTCAGCCAAAAGTCCTCACCAGTTTACCGCGTGACTCAAAGATCCCTGTGAAACATGGCACGCAGTCTCACACTGCCTCTCAAATCCCTCAAGCTAAAGAACCCCCTCGCACCAAGATACCCGTGTCCAAGGTTCCTGTCCGCAGGGTTGGTAATAAACCTGCAGCTGCGGCTGGCAGCAACcagataagaaaataa
- the LOC124071154 gene encoding choline-phosphate cytidylyltransferase B-like: MAGRRRGRGSNVQQQQASRSQRGGTRRALKEPAPFAKSTGYESEIPHEKLTIAQARRGTPAHRPVRVYADGIFDLFHSGHARALMQAKNVFPNTHLIVGVCSDELTHKYKGYTVMTEDERYDALRHCRYVDEVVRDAPWSLTPEFLKKHKIDFVAHDDIPYTSAGSEDVYKHIKEAGMFVATQRTEGISTSDLITRIVRDYDIYVRRNLQRGYTAQELNVGFINEKKYRLQNQVDKMKETVRTVEEKSKHFVYRVEEKSQDLIHKWEEKSREFIGNFLELFGPDGAWHVIQERSGRMLQALSPYSSPRGSPSSSPSRRRSVSPDSSFASTSTSPSSLSPPSTPSLPKKGKRSSLKAASKYSKHAQ; this comes from the exons ATGGCTGGCAGGAGACGAGGCCGAGGCAGCAACGTCCAACAACAACAGGCCTCACGCAGCCAAAGAGGAGGCACTCGCAGG GCTCTGAAGGAACCTGCTCCTTTTGCCAAGTCTACAGGTTATGAATCAGAGATCCCTCATGAAAAGCTGACCATTGCCCAGGCACGGAGGGGCACACCAG CTCATCGTCCAGTTAGAGTCTACGCTGATGGGATCTTTGATCTTTTCCATTCGGGTCATGCTCGAGCTCTGATGCAGGCTAAAAATGTGTTCCCTAACACACACCTGATTGTGGGAG TCTGCAGTGATGAACTCACCCACAAGTATAAAGGCTATACAGTGATGACAGAGGATGAACGCTATGACGCCCTGAGACACTGCCGTTATGTTGACGAGGTGGTGCGGGACGCCCCCTGGTCCCTCACCCCAGAGTTCCTAAAGAAACATAAG ATTGACTTTGTGGCCCATGATGATATCCCTTACACCTCTGCAGGATCAGAGGATGTTTACAAACACATCAAGGAAGCAG GAATGTTTGTGGCCACTCAGAGGACAGAAGGCATCTCCACATCGGATCTGATCACTCGTATCGTCCGAGACTATGACATCTATGTTCGACGCAACCTGCAGAGAGGCTACACAGCCCAAGAACTGAATGTTGGATTCATTAAC GAGAAGAAATACCGGCTCCAGAACCAAGTGGACAAGATGAAAGAGACAGTCCGTACGGTGGAGGAAAAGTCCAAACACTTTGTTTACAGAGTGGAAGAGAAAAGCCAAGATCTCATCCACAAGTGGGAAGAGAAGTCACGAGAATTCATTGGCAACTTCCTGGAGCTTTTTGGACCTGATGGAGCCTGG CATGTGATCCAGGAGCGGAGTGGACGTATGCTGCAGGCCTTGTCACCTTACTCTTCACCCCGTGGCTCCCCCAGCAGTAGTCCCAGCAGGAGACGCTCGGTTTCTCCTGATTCCTCGTttgcctccacctccacatccCCCtcgtctctctcccctccttccaCCCCCTCCTTACCCAAAAAGGGGAAACGATCCTCTCTCAAAGCTGCCTCCAAATACAGTAAACACGCACAATGA
- the zdhhc20a gene encoding palmitoyltransferase ZDHHC20-A, with the protein MAPSHALKCCKRALNWVPVLFINLVVGWSYYAYVVELCVYTIPNNAERISYLVIFHIFLAMFIWSYWKTIGSTPASPSKAFGLPRAEKELYEREERAERQQEVLKKVARNLPVYTRTTGGAIRYCDHCQIIKPDRCHHCSTCEMCVLKMDHHCPWVNNCVGFSNYKYFVLFLAYASLYCAVICATVIQYFIKFWTKQLPDTHAKFHILFLFFVAALFFISIVSLLSYHLWLVGKNRTTIEAFRAPVFTNGPDKNGFSLGFGRNVAEVFGDQGKYWLFPVFSSLGDGHSFVTRLVQIDPEQANSILQQNGKSPADGETKPCVMDNIHTVDNSKEKTDGGQEVSVAMESEP; encoded by the exons ATGGCGCCCTCTCATGCACTGAAGTGCTGTAAACGGGCTCTGAACTGGGTACCTGTCCTGTTTATAAACCTTGTTGTCGGCTGGTCTTATTACGCCTATGTTGTGGAGCTCTGTGTCT ATACAATCCCAAATAATGCAGAGCGAA TCAGCTACTTGGTCATCTTTCACATTTTCCTCGCCATGTTTATATGGTCCTACTGGAAAACTATTGGGTCCACGCCAGCCAGCCCCTCAAAAGCA TTTGGTCTCCCTAGAGCAGAGAAGGAGCTGTACGAGCGAGAGGAACGGGCCGAGAGGCAGCAAGAGGTTCTGAAGAAAGTGGCGAGGAATTTACCCGTGTATACACGCACGACGGGAGGAG CCATCCGATACTGCGACCACTGCCAGATAATCAAACCTGACCGCTGCCATCACTGCTCGACCTGTGAGAT GTGTGTGCTGAAAATGGACCATCACTGCCCCTG GGTTAATAACTGTGTTGGATTCTCCAACTACAAGTACTTTGTCTTATTCTTGGCCTATGCCTCACTCTACTGTGCAGTAATTTGTGCGACAGTCATCCAGTATTTCATCAAATTCTGGACT aAACAGCTGCCTGACACGCACGCCAAATTCCacatcttgtttctgtttttcgTGGCAGCCCTGTTCTTCATCAGCATCGTGTCACTTCTCAGCTACCACTTGTGGCTGGTGGGAAAGAATAGGACCACTATAG AAGCCTTTAGGGCTCCTGTCTTCACGAACGGTCCAGATAAAAACGGGTTTTCTCTCGGCTTCGGCCGAAATGTAGCTGAGGTGTTCGGAGACCAAGGAAAGTACTGgctctttcctgttttctcgAG TTTGGGAGATGGACATTCTTTTGTTACAAGATTAGTGCAAATAGATCCTGAGCAAGCAAACAGTATCCTCCAGCAAAATGGCAAAAG CCCTGCTGATGGGGAGACCAAGCCTTGTGTGATggacaacatacacacagtggaCAACAGCAAAGAGAAAACTG ATGGAGGACAGGAAGTCTCTGTGGCTATGGAGAGTGAGCCATAG